The following proteins come from a genomic window of Flavobacterium crocinum:
- a CDS encoding glycosyl hydrolase 115 family protein: MKKILTLIFAITALNCFGQNKESVQFLIADSNHAVNIFIDKNTDSLIVWAVNELADDIKKITGKRPEIVTTNKVSKKGIYVGQISSKLFQSKNYQKELANQWEKFSIKKEKDNLLIVGSDVRGTVYAVFEIAERIGISPWKWWADVHPLKKENLSLYLPSKGIVEAPSVQYRGIFLNDEDWGLQPWAAKTFEPETGDIGPKTYEKIFQLLLRLKANTIWPAMHPSTRGFFTLSGNKEMAQQYRIVIGSSHAEPMLRNNVDEWKPKIYGDYNYFTNKSQVDKYWQERLDELKSANNETIMTLGMRGVHDSKMEGAKDLKESIAMVEKIILNQREMLSNTFKKPLSAIPQAFVPYKEVLELYDNGLKVPDDITLVWPDDNYGYIRRLSSLEEQKRTGGSGVYYHISYWGRPHDYLWLSTTQPGLIWYEMTKAYQNGAKKMWIVNVGDIKPAEYDTEFFLDLAWNINSIKSDGIDEYLKNWMAREFSAAVSQESALIIKEYYRLAMLRKPEYMGWSQTEPTTPVKFSDFSEEESLNRIKAYENLVQKIDELEKLIPEERKDAWFQLMVYPVKGAAYMNYKFLYWNLAATVSDVTQKEKYNALAAQAFEKIQELTSFYNEKVSNGKWNHMMSMQPRKLPVFETVKKSENSKEKSVKTTDRIHIQANQFTSKNDTENYQWKTIEGLGYNDNAVTLFPFTQRYFKKEKPSVSYEFEIRKSGEYEIEVRLLPTHSNNFDHEIGIKIDGNNTEYFKINTKDRDKTWKENVLRNSAVVKIPASNLSKGKHIVKIEVNQTGIVLDQLAVYLAAEGGTYEIPLK; encoded by the coding sequence ATGAAGAAAATACTAACATTAATTTTCGCAATAACTGCTTTAAATTGCTTTGGTCAGAATAAAGAATCAGTGCAGTTTTTAATTGCAGATTCCAATCATGCAGTAAACATTTTCATTGACAAAAACACGGATTCACTAATTGTTTGGGCTGTAAACGAACTAGCAGACGATATTAAGAAAATAACAGGAAAACGTCCTGAAATTGTTACTACAAATAAGGTTTCAAAAAAGGGAATTTATGTTGGTCAGATTTCTTCAAAATTATTTCAATCCAAAAACTATCAGAAAGAATTAGCGAATCAATGGGAAAAATTTTCAATTAAAAAAGAAAAAGATAATCTTCTTATTGTTGGTTCAGATGTTAGAGGAACTGTTTATGCAGTTTTTGAAATTGCCGAACGTATCGGAATTTCTCCGTGGAAATGGTGGGCAGATGTTCATCCGTTAAAAAAAGAAAATCTTTCGTTGTATCTTCCATCAAAAGGAATTGTTGAAGCTCCATCTGTGCAGTATCGAGGTATTTTTCTAAATGACGAAGACTGGGGATTACAGCCTTGGGCAGCCAAAACTTTTGAGCCGGAAACAGGAGATATCGGCCCTAAAACCTATGAGAAAATTTTTCAGTTACTCCTGCGTCTAAAAGCGAATACAATTTGGCCCGCCATGCATCCCTCTACAAGAGGTTTTTTTACCCTTTCGGGGAATAAGGAAATGGCACAGCAATATCGAATTGTGATTGGTTCTTCTCATGCCGAGCCGATGCTGAGAAACAATGTTGACGAATGGAAACCGAAGATTTACGGCGATTACAACTATTTTACGAATAAATCTCAGGTCGATAAATATTGGCAGGAGCGATTGGATGAATTAAAATCGGCTAACAATGAAACAATTATGACCTTAGGAATGCGCGGTGTTCACGACAGTAAAATGGAAGGCGCAAAAGATTTAAAGGAATCGATTGCAATGGTAGAAAAGATTATTCTAAACCAGCGTGAGATGCTTTCAAACACTTTTAAAAAACCGCTTTCAGCCATTCCACAGGCTTTTGTTCCGTATAAGGAAGTACTGGAATTATATGATAACGGACTCAAAGTTCCAGACGATATAACGCTTGTTTGGCCTGATGATAATTACGGTTACATTCGTCGTTTGAGCAGTCTCGAAGAGCAAAAGCGAACAGGAGGAAGCGGTGTGTATTACCACATTAGTTATTGGGGACGTCCTCATGATTATCTTTGGCTGAGCACTACACAGCCGGGTTTGATTTGGTATGAAATGACAAAAGCCTATCAAAATGGTGCAAAAAAAATGTGGATTGTCAATGTAGGTGATATCAAACCAGCAGAATACGATACCGAATTTTTTCTGGATTTGGCATGGAATATCAATAGCATCAAGTCTGATGGAATTGATGAATATCTGAAAAACTGGATGGCAAGAGAATTTTCTGCTGCAGTAAGTCAAGAGTCGGCATTAATTATCAAAGAATATTACCGTTTGGCAATGCTCAGAAAGCCTGAATATATGGGATGGAGCCAGACGGAGCCAACAACTCCTGTTAAATTTTCTGATTTTTCTGAAGAAGAATCCTTAAACCGAATAAAAGCTTATGAAAATCTAGTCCAAAAAATAGACGAACTGGAAAAGCTTATTCCTGAGGAAAGAAAAGACGCGTGGTTTCAATTGATGGTTTATCCTGTTAAAGGTGCTGCTTATATGAATTACAAATTTTTGTACTGGAATTTAGCAGCTACAGTTTCAGATGTAACTCAAAAAGAAAAGTATAATGCTTTAGCAGCTCAGGCTTTTGAGAAAATTCAGGAATTGACCAGTTTTTATAATGAAAAAGTAAGCAATGGCAAATGGAATCATATGATGTCAATGCAACCACGAAAACTGCCCGTTTTTGAAACAGTTAAAAAGAGTGAAAATTCTAAAGAAAAGTCAGTAAAAACAACAGATAGAATTCACATTCAGGCAAATCAATTTACTTCTAAAAATGACACAGAAAATTATCAATGGAAAACAATTGAAGGTTTAGGATATAATGATAATGCCGTGACTTTGTTTCCGTTTACGCAGCGTTATTTTAAAAAGGAAAAACCGTCTGTTTCTTATGAATTTGAAATTCGAAAATCAGGAGAATATGAGATTGAAGTGCGACTGCTTCCAACACATTCCAATAATTTTGACCATGAAATCGGAATCAAGATAGACGGAAATAATACAGAATACTTTAAGATAAACACCAAAGACCGTGATAAAACCTGGAAAGAAAATGTGCTTAGAAACAGTGCAGTAGTAAAAATCCCAGCATCAAATCTTTCAAAAGGAAAACATATTGTTAAGATTGAAGTCAATCAAACCGGAATTGTACTCGACCAATTAGCAGTTTACTTAGCTGCCGAAGGAGGAACTTATGAAATTCCGCTGAAATAA
- a CDS encoding rhamnogalacturonidase, producing the protein MKKFFTLVFCILGMVQNASSQKYSNDKFPDGSEITPWFKDYTKLELKSLGKQYKITDHGVGTDSTKIQTAAIQKVIDKAATNGGGVIVIPKGVFLSGALFFKPKTKLYVSEGGVLKGSDNIADFPIMASRMEGQNLDYFPAVVNAYGVDNFSISGKGTINGNGKKYWDAFWARRKENPKCTNLEVSRPRLVFVWNSNNVQFQDVKLINSGFWTNHFYKCNNVKLLDLYIFSPHVKDKAPSTDAIDVDICTNVLVKGCYMSVNDDAVALKGGKGPYADQDPNNGANKNIIIEDCNFGFCHSALTNGSEAIHNRNIIMRNCKIDGASRLLWLKMRPDTPQRYEYIRVEDVKGEAKTGLAVFAWKQFFDLKGRPDIPLSYGDNVTMKNIELKCDTFYGVENDPNVRLSNFIFENLNIESVKTNIDKSLINGVTFKNVYVNKQHVN; encoded by the coding sequence ATGAAAAAGTTTTTCACTTTAGTTTTTTGCATTTTAGGAATGGTTCAAAATGCATCTTCACAAAAATACAGCAATGATAAATTTCCCGATGGAAGTGAAATCACGCCATGGTTTAAAGATTATACCAAACTGGAGCTTAAAAGTCTAGGTAAACAATATAAAATTACAGACCATGGAGTGGGAACTGATAGCACTAAAATACAAACAGCTGCCATTCAGAAGGTAATTGACAAAGCAGCCACAAACGGTGGTGGCGTAATTGTAATTCCAAAAGGTGTTTTCCTGAGCGGGGCTTTGTTTTTTAAACCTAAAACTAAGTTGTATGTTAGCGAAGGCGGTGTCTTGAAAGGTTCTGATAATATAGCTGATTTTCCTATTATGGCTTCCAGAATGGAAGGACAGAATTTAGATTATTTCCCGGCTGTAGTCAATGCTTACGGAGTAGATAATTTTTCAATTTCAGGAAAAGGAACGATTAACGGAAATGGGAAAAAATACTGGGATGCTTTTTGGGCGCGTCGTAAAGAAAATCCAAAATGCACCAATCTGGAAGTTTCGAGACCTAGATTAGTATTTGTGTGGAATTCAAATAATGTGCAGTTTCAGGATGTAAAATTGATTAATTCCGGTTTTTGGACGAATCATTTTTACAAATGCAATAATGTTAAACTGCTCGATTTGTATATTTTTTCTCCTCACGTTAAAGATAAAGCGCCAAGTACCGATGCTATTGATGTCGATATCTGCACCAATGTTTTGGTTAAAGGCTGTTATATGTCGGTTAATGATGATGCTGTTGCGCTTAAAGGTGGAAAAGGGCCTTATGCAGACCAGGATCCAAACAATGGAGCAAACAAGAATATTATTATTGAAGACTGTAATTTCGGTTTCTGCCATTCCGCTTTGACCAACGGAAGCGAGGCAATACACAATAGAAATATAATTATGCGCAATTGTAAAATTGACGGCGCTTCAAGATTATTGTGGCTGAAAATGAGACCTGACACACCGCAACGTTACGAATATATCAGAGTTGAAGATGTTAAAGGAGAAGCCAAAACAGGATTAGCTGTTTTTGCCTGGAAACAATTCTTTGATTTGAAAGGACGCCCAGATATTCCGCTTTCCTACGGCGATAATGTGACTATGAAAAACATCGAATTGAAATGCGATACTTTTTATGGAGTAGAAAACGACCCGAATGTTCGCTTGTCTAATTTCATTTTCGAAAACCTAAATATAGAATCAGTAAAAACAAATATTGACAAGAGTTTGATAAATGGTGTGACGTTTAAGAATGTTTATGTGAACAAGCAACATGTGAATTAA
- a CDS encoding family 43 glycosylhydrolase produces the protein MKKAVFWIVFFTNIMISSAQKSGGMDAVYSGIPWFDQNGNIVSAHGACIVKEKETFYLFGEAHSDDSNAFAGFNCYSSRYLYNWKFESVALPVQKEGKLGPNRVGERVKVMKCPKTAEYVMYMHADSLTYKDQFVGYAVSKNIEGPYTFKGPLLFEGKPIKKWDMGTFQDDDGLGYILIHGGEIYKLSDDYKSVTEKVNESMTTGFESPTMLKKDKLYYFIGSHLTSWERNDNYYYTSNSIKGPWESRGLIAPEGTLTWNSQSTFVLPVKGTKTTSYIFMGDRWSFPKQASSATYVWQPLTISGTSLKIPEYQESWQIDLQTGIVSVPKNADKILKNTDSKIKYSGNWNHVVKENRMSESKSDDKNASFSVQFKGQQIGFSSLVGSENGYAKVVITDEKGKNVNSAIVDMYSKSAMETTVYKSPVLKKDTYMLTVYGTGERPNWSDKRKSNYGSTGNYISITQIAIR, from the coding sequence ATGAAAAAAGCAGTATTCTGGATTGTTTTCTTTACTAATATCATGATCTCTTCTGCTCAGAAATCGGGTGGAATGGATGCTGTTTATTCTGGAATACCATGGTTTGATCAAAATGGGAATATTGTTAGTGCACACGGAGCTTGTATTGTAAAAGAAAAAGAGACGTTTTATCTTTTTGGAGAAGCTCATTCTGATGACAGTAATGCATTTGCAGGATTTAATTGTTATTCGTCCAGATATCTTTATAATTGGAAGTTTGAAAGCGTGGCTTTGCCGGTGCAAAAAGAAGGAAAATTAGGTCCCAATCGTGTCGGAGAAAGAGTAAAAGTGATGAAATGCCCGAAAACAGCTGAGTATGTAATGTATATGCATGCCGATTCTTTAACCTATAAAGATCAGTTTGTAGGTTACGCAGTTTCAAAAAATATCGAAGGACCGTATACATTTAAAGGACCACTTTTGTTTGAAGGAAAACCGATCAAAAAATGGGATATGGGAACTTTTCAAGACGATGACGGTTTAGGATATATCCTAATTCATGGAGGCGAAATCTACAAATTGAGTGATGATTATAAGTCGGTTACAGAAAAAGTAAACGAAAGTATGACAACAGGTTTTGAATCGCCAACCATGCTTAAAAAAGATAAGTTGTATTATTTTATTGGCTCGCATCTAACCAGCTGGGAACGAAATGACAATTATTATTACACTTCAAATTCAATTAAAGGTCCATGGGAATCGCGTGGTTTAATTGCTCCCGAAGGAACATTGACATGGAATTCCCAGTCGACATTTGTTTTGCCTGTTAAGGGAACAAAAACAACAAGTTATATATTTATGGGAGATCGTTGGTCTTTTCCAAAACAAGCCTCTTCGGCAACTTATGTCTGGCAGCCGCTTACTATTTCCGGAACTTCTTTAAAAATTCCAGAGTATCAGGAAAGCTGGCAGATTGATTTACAGACTGGAATTGTGTCTGTACCAAAAAATGCAGACAAAATCTTAAAAAACACAGATTCAAAAATTAAATATTCTGGCAATTGGAATCATGTTGTAAAAGAGAATAGGATGTCAGAAAGCAAATCAGATGATAAAAATGCTTCATTTTCTGTACAATTTAAAGGACAACAGATTGGTTTTTCGAGTTTGGTTGGCAGTGAAAACGGTTATGCTAAAGTTGTTATTACAGATGAAAAAGGAAAAAACGTTAATAGCGCAATTGTCGATATGTACAGTAAAAGTGCAATGGAAACAACAGTTTATAAATCTCCAGTCTTAAAAAAAGATACTTATATGTTGACAGTTTATGGAACTGGAGAAAGGCCAAATTGGTCAGACAAAAGAAAATCAAATTACGGCAGTACAGGAAATTATATTTCTATAACCCAGATTGCCATTAGATAA
- a CDS encoding glycoside hydrolase family 88/105 protein, with amino-acid sequence MNYSPVKIIALATFGIFASANAQTNDVTTPLHAMQPDYVTPYVVPEKNNIEAVLNRVYNFLEENTASKVLNASDNSEVKDFKKAKGKLVFSPGSFRLTSYEWGVTYAGMLLATEATGKKEYADYANKRIKLIADLAENFKSENIQDSPIRTVLKPHALDDAGALCAAFIKAKKGGLNANVDPVINNFIKYISEKEYRLKDGTLARNRPQNNTLWLDDMFMSVPALAQMGNYTGDKKYFDDAVKQVNQFSERMFNSQKGIYMHGWVESMQTHPEFHWARANGWAVMTMVELLEVLPKNHPGYPQVLAQLQKHIAGLMQYQDGTGFWHQLLDRNDSYLETSATAIYTYSIARAINRGYVDKLAYAPAVLLAWNAVASKVNEKGQVEGTCVGTGMAFDPAFYYYRPINLFAAHGYGPVLLAGAEIITLLKNNQFEMNDSSIQLKIKG; translated from the coding sequence ATGAACTATTCACCAGTAAAAATTATAGCTTTGGCCACATTTGGAATTTTTGCTTCCGCGAATGCACAGACAAATGATGTAACCACACCTTTGCATGCCATGCAGCCGGATTATGTAACGCCTTATGTTGTTCCGGAAAAAAATAATATTGAGGCCGTTTTAAATCGGGTATATAATTTCCTTGAAGAAAATACCGCTTCAAAAGTTCTCAATGCAAGTGATAATTCAGAAGTAAAAGATTTCAAAAAAGCAAAAGGAAAACTTGTTTTTTCTCCAGGCTCTTTCAGGCTTACAAGTTACGAATGGGGTGTTACTTATGCCGGAATGCTTTTGGCGACTGAAGCAACAGGAAAAAAAGAATATGCAGATTATGCCAATAAGAGAATTAAATTAATAGCGGATCTTGCTGAAAATTTTAAAAGCGAAAATATACAAGATTCACCAATTCGTACTGTTTTAAAACCACATGCTTTAGACGATGCCGGAGCACTTTGTGCTGCTTTCATCAAAGCTAAAAAAGGAGGATTAAATGCCAATGTTGATCCTGTTATCAATAACTTTATTAAATATATAAGCGAAAAAGAATATCGTTTAAAAGATGGAACACTAGCGAGAAACAGACCGCAAAATAATACACTTTGGCTGGATGATATGTTCATGAGTGTTCCGGCTTTAGCACAAATGGGGAATTACACTGGAGATAAAAAATATTTTGATGATGCTGTAAAACAAGTCAACCAGTTTTCAGAAAGAATGTTCAACAGTCAAAAAGGAATTTATATGCACGGCTGGGTAGAGTCAATGCAGACACACCCCGAGTTTCATTGGGCAAGAGCAAATGGTTGGGCAGTGATGACTATGGTAGAATTATTGGAAGTGCTCCCAAAAAATCATCCGGGATATCCTCAGGTTCTGGCGCAGCTTCAAAAACATATCGCTGGGCTTATGCAATATCAAGACGGAACAGGTTTTTGGCATCAATTGCTGGATCGAAACGATTCTTATCTTGAAACTTCGGCAACTGCCATTTATACCTATTCTATTGCAAGAGCAATCAACCGAGGATATGTGGATAAATTGGCTTATGCACCTGCAGTTTTATTGGCTTGGAATGCAGTAGCTTCCAAAGTAAATGAAAAGGGTCAGGTAGAAGGAACCTGCGTAGGAACCGGAATGGCATTTGACCCTGCTTTTTACTATTACCGTCCTATAAACTTATTTGCAGCCCACGGTTACGGACCGGTTTTATTGGCTGGAGCTGAAATAATCACACTTTTAAAAAATAATCAATTTGAAATGAATGACAGTTCTATTCAGTTGAAAATTAAAGGATAA
- the rhaM gene encoding L-rhamnose mutarotase — MENKSTIRNAFKMKLKPGFEAEYKKRHDEIWPELQALLSETGIQDYSIFLDEETLILFAVQKISPNFDEKHLPNHPLVKKWWAFMADIMDTNPDNSPIAISLKEVFHLD; from the coding sequence ATGGAAAATAAAAGTACCATTCGGAATGCTTTCAAAATGAAATTAAAACCGGGTTTTGAAGCAGAATATAAAAAAAGACATGACGAAATCTGGCCAGAGTTACAGGCTTTATTGTCTGAAACCGGCATACAGGATTACAGTATTTTTTTAGATGAAGAAACACTGATTTTATTTGCAGTTCAAAAAATTAGTCCCAATTTTGATGAAAAGCATCTGCCGAACCATCCATTAGTAAAAAAATGGTGGGCTTTTATGGCGGATATAATGGATACCAATCCCGATAATTCTCCGATTGCCATTTCGTTAAAAGAAGTTTTTCATTTAGATTAA
- a CDS encoding family 43 glycosylhydrolase: MKNKLKNLFLNLATVLFTLTMIAQKENKEDQKHTAPKPLYRDPVYDGAADPTIIWNKKEKLWFMFYTNRRANDATAKGITWVHGTKIGIAVSKDGAKWTYKDTCNINYKLKDITYWAPDVIEYKNKYHMYLTIVPGIFNDWYHPRSIIHLTSSNLMDWKFESELKLASDRCIDASVFRLPNGTWRMFYNNENDGKSIYYADSNDLYNWKDSVTKIIKDRGEGPKVFVWKGKNWMISDSWRGLNVYSSEDFLNWNRQEKNILQLPGTGQDDKVIGGHADVVVNDGKAYVFYFTHPGRTPENKGVDNYETKRSSIQVAELEYHNGEISCNRDKSVQINLKH; the protein is encoded by the coding sequence ATGAAAAATAAACTAAAAAATCTTTTTCTAAATCTTGCAACTGTGTTGTTCACTTTGACAATGATAGCTCAAAAAGAAAATAAAGAAGATCAAAAACATACAGCTCCAAAGCCATTGTATCGTGATCCTGTTTATGACGGTGCTGCCGATCCTACGATTATCTGGAATAAAAAAGAAAAGCTGTGGTTTATGTTTTATACCAACAGAAGAGCAAATGATGCTACAGCCAAAGGAATAACATGGGTGCATGGAACTAAAATAGGAATTGCAGTTTCAAAAGACGGTGCAAAGTGGACCTATAAAGACACTTGTAACATCAATTATAAACTTAAAGATATAACGTACTGGGCTCCAGATGTAATTGAATACAAAAATAAATACCATATGTATTTAACGATTGTTCCAGGAATATTTAATGACTGGTATCATCCGCGTTCGATAATTCATCTTACCAGCAGCAATTTGATGGATTGGAAGTTTGAATCGGAACTAAAATTGGCTTCTGACCGATGTATTGATGCTTCAGTTTTTAGATTGCCAAATGGAACTTGGAGAATGTTTTACAATAATGAAAATGATGGAAAATCAATTTATTATGCAGACAGTAATGATTTGTATAATTGGAAAGACAGCGTTACAAAAATTATAAAAGACCGTGGCGAAGGCCCAAAAGTTTTTGTTTGGAAAGGGAAAAACTGGATGATTTCTGATTCATGGAGAGGACTGAATGTGTATTCCTCAGAAGATTTTCTAAACTGGAATCGGCAGGAAAAAAATATACTGCAGCTTCCCGGAACTGGTCAGGATGATAAAGTAATTGGAGGACATGCAGATGTTGTGGTAAATGATGGAAAAGCGTATGTTTTTTATTTCACTCATCCAGGGAGGACTCCAGAAAACAAAGGAGTTGACAACTATGAAACCAAAAGAAGCTCTATACAGGTTGCAGAACTTGAATATCATAACGGAGAAATCAGCTGTAATCGTGACAAATCAGTTCAAATCAATTTAAAACATTAG
- a CDS encoding sialate O-acetylesterase — protein MIYSVKIFVLFIFFGLGLTLTAQVKLPALVGDNMVLQQNSKVNLWGWASPNEKINLKLGWQQNALEITTNTDGTWKTVVETPQGSENSYEITIEASNKIILKNILIGEVWVCSGQSNMYFPVGKEDGTWKTGVKNYEEEIQSADFPSIRLFTIPTKASQKPLDDVSANWKECSPLSIKTFSAVAYFFGRDLYQNLKVPIGLISSSWGGTKAEAWTSQKVLEENPDFLGILENDAKNEKLFQEKLEKYYADLKAERISNNNDLTKTELKKPKKEENKTSYVLYNAMLHPLINYTIKGVIWYQGESNAEKAFLYRSLFPAMIKNWRSDWNQGDFPFYFVQITPHKGQNPDIREAQLLVSKSVPNTGMVVTTDVGDENNIHPIDKQTVGYRLALLARSKTYNEKNLVYSGPAYNHMKIKKKKIQLFFDEVQNGFKKTADLKEFEIAGSDQVFYPADAKIEGKTIIVSSTQVKNPEAVRFAWKAVPNPNLFNTENLPASPFRTDDWVNIKN, from the coding sequence ATGATTTATTCGGTAAAAATTTTTGTATTATTTATTTTTTTTGGACTGGGATTAACTTTGACAGCCCAAGTAAAACTACCAGCTTTGGTAGGGGATAATATGGTTTTGCAGCAAAATTCAAAAGTGAATTTATGGGGATGGGCTTCTCCAAATGAAAAAATAAATCTTAAGTTAGGATGGCAGCAGAATGCATTAGAAATTACAACTAATACTGACGGAACATGGAAAACTGTTGTTGAAACGCCTCAAGGAAGCGAAAATTCATATGAAATAACAATTGAAGCTTCAAATAAAATCATTCTTAAAAACATACTGATTGGAGAAGTCTGGGTTTGTTCCGGACAATCAAATATGTATTTTCCTGTTGGAAAGGAAGACGGCACTTGGAAAACCGGCGTCAAAAATTATGAAGAAGAAATTCAAAGCGCCGACTTTCCATCAATCAGATTATTTACCATTCCGACCAAAGCCTCTCAAAAGCCTTTAGATGATGTCAGCGCAAACTGGAAAGAATGTTCGCCTCTGTCAATCAAGACATTTTCTGCCGTGGCTTATTTTTTTGGACGCGATTTGTACCAAAATTTGAAAGTGCCAATAGGATTAATTTCTTCTTCATGGGGAGGAACAAAAGCAGAAGCATGGACTTCGCAAAAGGTTTTGGAAGAAAATCCAGATTTTTTGGGAATATTAGAAAATGATGCCAAAAACGAAAAATTATTTCAGGAGAAACTGGAAAAATATTACGCAGATTTAAAAGCCGAAAGAATTTCAAACAATAACGATTTAACCAAAACGGAGCTTAAAAAACCGAAAAAGGAAGAGAATAAAACTTCTTATGTCTTGTACAATGCGATGTTGCATCCTTTAATCAATTATACTATAAAAGGGGTAATCTGGTATCAGGGAGAAAGTAATGCCGAAAAAGCATTTTTGTACAGAAGTCTTTTTCCAGCTATGATAAAAAACTGGAGAAGCGATTGGAATCAGGGAGATTTTCCATTTTATTTTGTTCAGATCACGCCACACAAAGGTCAGAATCCTGATATAAGAGAAGCACAATTATTGGTTTCAAAATCGGTTCCAAATACAGGAATGGTTGTGACTACAGATGTCGGAGATGAAAACAATATTCATCCTATAGACAAACAAACCGTTGGTTATCGTTTGGCTTTACTGGCAAGATCTAAAACGTATAACGAAAAGAATCTAGTGTATTCTGGACCAGCTTATAATCATATGAAAATCAAAAAGAAGAAGATTCAATTGTTTTTTGATGAAGTACAAAACGGATTTAAAAAGACAGCTGATTTAAAAGAATTTGAAATTGCAGGAAGTGACCAGGTTTTTTATCCTGCCGATGCAAAAATTGAGGGTAAAACAATTATCGTTTCTTCAACACAAGTAAAAAATCCGGAAGCGGTGCGTTTTGCGTGGAAAGCCGTTCCGAATCCAAATTTATTTAATACAGAAAATCTTCCAGCATCGCCTTTTAGGACCGATGATTGGGTAAATATTAAAAATTAA